The proteins below come from a single Vibrio natriegens NBRC 15636 = ATCC 14048 = DSM 759 genomic window:
- a CDS encoding ArsJ-associated glyceraldehyde-3-phosphate dehydrogenase, translating into MTIKVGINGFGRIGRLALRAAFDWPELEFVQINDVAGDAATLGHLLEFDSVQGRWHHEVQVEGNELIIDGKCIVTTQQRDIDAVNWSGCDVVIEATGVHRKTSYLDQYLDQGVKRVVVSAPVKEEGIANIVVGVNDHIFDPEKHRIVTAASCTTNCIAPVVKVIHEKLGIEQSSFTTIHDLTNTQTILDAPHKDLRRARACGMSLIPTTTGSATAIVEIFPDLKGKINGHAVRVPLANASLTDIIFDVKRDTTAEEVNALLKEASEGELKGILGFEERPLVSIDYKGDQRSTIVDAQSTMVVGSRMVKIYAWYDNEMGYATRTAELVRNVGLA; encoded by the coding sequence ATGACGATTAAAGTAGGAATTAACGGTTTTGGCCGAATTGGCCGTTTGGCATTGCGTGCGGCGTTTGACTGGCCTGAATTGGAATTTGTTCAGATTAATGATGTCGCTGGTGATGCGGCAACGCTAGGGCATTTGCTGGAGTTCGATTCGGTTCAGGGGCGTTGGCACCATGAAGTTCAGGTCGAAGGCAACGAACTGATCATTGATGGTAAGTGTATCGTCACTACCCAGCAGCGAGACATAGATGCCGTTAATTGGTCAGGCTGTGATGTTGTGATTGAAGCAACTGGCGTACATCGCAAAACGTCGTACTTAGATCAATACCTTGACCAAGGTGTTAAGCGAGTTGTCGTCAGTGCGCCAGTGAAAGAAGAAGGTATTGCCAACATCGTTGTGGGTGTGAACGACCATATCTTTGACCCGGAAAAACACCGTATCGTGACCGCGGCATCTTGTACTACCAACTGTATTGCGCCAGTGGTGAAAGTGATTCATGAGAAACTTGGTATCGAGCAATCTTCCTTCACAACCATTCACGATTTGACCAACACACAGACTATTCTGGATGCGCCACACAAAGACCTTCGTCGTGCTCGTGCTTGTGGCATGAGTCTTATCCCAACCACGACAGGCAGTGCGACGGCGATTGTGGAAATTTTCCCTGACCTGAAAGGCAAAATTAACGGCCATGCCGTACGTGTTCCTTTAGCCAATGCATCTCTGACTGACATCATCTTCGATGTTAAGCGTGATACCACAGCAGAAGAAGTGAATGCGTTACTGAAAGAAGCGTCTGAAGGCGAATTGAAAGGTATTCTTGGTTTTGAAGAGCGCCCATTGGTATCGATTGATTACAAAGGCGACCAGCGTTCTACTATCGTCGACGCACAATCAACCATGGTCGTGGGCTCACGCATGGTGAAGATTTACGCGTGGTACGACAATGAAATGGGTTACGCAACACGTACAGCAGAGCTGGTACGTAACGTTGGTCTGGCTTAA
- a CDS encoding alpha/beta fold hydrolase: protein MATHHSPTTYTQENLFEQAIGGPIAELWQSRQEGFVKGTEKKKIYWCKLTHPEHKKAVLVVNGRIESSWKYQELFYDFYRQGYDVYSFDHRGQGLSDRLLEDSDMGHVYDFADYVEDMDIVIKKHDLGHYDQCFIVAHSMGGAIATRYLQTHPQHHFTGLILSAPMFGINLPWYLSPIALPVTQILSAVSTLPRYAPGHQPYFPKPFENNLLSQSHDRYRWFRGLYSDMPELQVGGPSTRWVWQGLMAAKQCFLLTRQVKIPVLLIQAGEDRIVSNLAQKRFIDKLSKTNPNAELVSVEGAHHEILFEADKYRNQALDAIFRFMKQPKPSSVS, encoded by the coding sequence ATGGCTACTCACCATTCCCCTACGACTTATACTCAAGAGAACTTATTTGAGCAAGCGATAGGTGGTCCGATCGCTGAACTCTGGCAAAGTCGCCAAGAAGGCTTTGTGAAAGGGACAGAAAAAAAGAAGATCTACTGGTGCAAACTCACCCACCCTGAACACAAAAAAGCGGTGCTGGTTGTTAATGGACGAATCGAGTCTTCCTGGAAATACCAAGAACTGTTTTATGATTTCTACCGCCAAGGTTACGACGTTTACTCATTTGACCACCGTGGGCAAGGATTATCCGACCGGCTACTAGAAGACTCGGACATGGGTCACGTCTATGACTTTGCAGACTATGTTGAAGATATGGACATAGTGATAAAAAAGCACGATCTCGGCCACTATGACCAGTGTTTTATCGTCGCGCACTCCATGGGGGGAGCCATCGCCACTCGTTATCTTCAAACTCACCCGCAGCATCATTTTACTGGGTTGATTTTAAGTGCTCCAATGTTCGGGATTAACCTGCCGTGGTACTTATCTCCGATTGCCCTGCCGGTGACACAAATTCTTTCAGCAGTATCAACGCTGCCACGTTATGCGCCTGGTCATCAGCCGTACTTCCCCAAACCGTTTGAGAATAATCTCCTCAGCCAGAGCCATGATCGCTATCGTTGGTTTCGTGGACTTTATTCAGACATGCCGGAGCTACAAGTTGGTGGACCAAGTACCCGCTGGGTATGGCAAGGGCTGATGGCAGCCAAACAATGCTTTTTATTAACACGTCAGGTAAAAATACCCGTGTTGCTTATTCAAGCCGGAGAAGACCGTATTGTCAGTAATCTGGCTCAGAAACGTTTCATCGATAAACTGAGTAAAACCAACCCGAATGCCGAGCTGGTATCCGTAGAAGGAGCTCATCATGAAATTTTGTTCGAAGCCGATAAATACCGTAATCAGGCTCTGGATGCGATTTTCCGTTTTATGAAACAGCCTAAGCCTTCTTCCGTTTCATAA
- the arsJ gene encoding organoarsenical effux MFS transporter ArsJ, with product MISQLSKSIRQYMLVTFNYWNFTVTDGALRMLVVLYFHDLGYSTLAIASLFLFYEFFGVVTNLIGGWLGARLGLNKTMNIGLAMQVFALLMLAVPNAWLTIPWVMAAQALSGIAKDLNKMSAKSAIKTLVPDEQQGALYKWVAILTGSKNALKGAGFFIGGLLLSWVGFQHSMFIMAAVLAVVFVCSMIWLEADMGKAKSKPKFRHIFSKSESVNILSAARMFLFGARDVWFVVALPVYLGSVFGWDHLWVGGFLAAWVIAYGFVQGFAPRITGKAQGRVPDGSAALVWAGILALITGGIAYGVQVGWQPEIVIVAGLMIFGAVFAINSSLHSYLIVSYAKGDGVSLDVGFYYMANAMGRLIGTVLSGWIYQEAGLAACLWVSFAFLALTTLISIKLPKAKTVTA from the coding sequence ATGATTTCACAACTAAGCAAAAGCATTCGTCAGTACATGTTAGTGACGTTCAATTATTGGAACTTTACGGTTACCGATGGTGCGTTACGCATGCTGGTGGTGCTTTACTTTCATGACTTGGGTTACTCAACCCTGGCGATTGCGTCACTGTTCCTTTTCTATGAATTTTTTGGCGTGGTCACCAACCTGATTGGTGGTTGGTTAGGGGCGAGACTTGGCCTGAACAAAACCATGAATATTGGTTTAGCAATGCAAGTTTTTGCGTTATTGATGCTTGCTGTGCCAAATGCTTGGCTGACTATCCCTTGGGTGATGGCGGCACAGGCACTGTCAGGTATTGCTAAAGACCTCAACAAAATGAGTGCGAAGAGTGCCATTAAAACCTTAGTCCCCGATGAACAACAAGGTGCGTTGTACAAATGGGTGGCTATTTTGACTGGCTCGAAGAATGCGCTCAAAGGTGCGGGATTCTTTATTGGTGGCTTATTGCTGTCTTGGGTGGGTTTCCAACATTCCATGTTCATTATGGCTGCCGTTCTGGCCGTAGTGTTTGTTTGTAGCATGATCTGGCTGGAAGCCGATATGGGCAAAGCGAAAAGCAAACCCAAGTTTCGCCATATTTTCTCTAAATCAGAATCAGTGAATATCCTGTCAGCAGCGCGTATGTTCCTGTTCGGAGCCCGTGATGTTTGGTTTGTGGTTGCTCTGCCAGTCTACCTCGGCAGCGTTTTTGGCTGGGATCACTTGTGGGTCGGTGGCTTCTTAGCGGCCTGGGTGATTGCGTATGGCTTTGTTCAAGGCTTTGCACCACGTATTACGGGTAAAGCTCAAGGTCGCGTACCTGATGGTAGTGCCGCACTTGTATGGGCGGGCATATTAGCTCTGATTACAGGAGGAATTGCCTACGGAGTACAAGTCGGTTGGCAACCAGAAATTGTTATTGTGGCTGGGCTAATGATTTTTGGCGCGGTATTCGCGATTAACTCTTCGCTTCATTCATATTTGATTGTCAGCTATGCCAAAGGCGATGGCGTGTCGCTGGATGTCGGCTTTTACTACATGGCCAATGCGATGGGCCGTTTGATAGGGACCGTTCTGTCGGGCTGGATTTATCAGGAAGCCGGATTAGCCGCTTGTCTGTGGGTCTCGTTTGCTTTCCTTGCTTTGACCACTCTGATTTCAATCAAGTTGCCCAAAGCCAAGACAGTGACGGCTTAA
- a CDS encoding metalloregulator ArsR/SmtB family transcription factor — MLPHQFFKLLSDETRVRCLMLVAREGEVCVGDLAFALQESQPKVSRHLAQLRSNGILVDKRQGQWVFYQLSQELPGWMRKVINDLVASNCLKQEYQQDISRLHDKNREACC; from the coding sequence ATGCTTCCACATCAGTTTTTCAAACTTTTATCTGACGAGACTCGCGTGCGTTGTTTAATGCTGGTGGCTCGTGAAGGAGAAGTTTGTGTGGGCGATTTAGCGTTTGCACTTCAAGAGAGCCAACCGAAAGTTTCTCGTCATCTTGCCCAGTTACGATCCAATGGCATCTTAGTTGATAAGCGTCAGGGACAATGGGTGTTTTACCAGTTGTCACAAGAGTTGCCAGGTTGGATGAGAAAAGTGATTAACGATTTAGTGGCATCGAACTGTTTGAAGCAAGAGTACCAGCAAGATATTTCGCGCCTGCACGATAAAAATCGTGAGGCCTGCTGCTAA
- a CDS encoding EVE domain-containing protein, with amino-acid sequence MAYWLFKTEPDTFSIDTLRTQKVSCWEGVRNYQARNMMRDQLKLGDLVLIYHSSCKNVGVAGIAKVVREAYPDHFQFDPESDYYDPKSDPDNPRWIMVDVEFVRKTDRVIPLSVMKAMPELENMPLVKRGNRLSIMPVAEEEWEAILGREKLPSQR; translated from the coding sequence ATGGCATATTGGTTATTTAAAACTGAACCAGATACCTTTTCTATTGACACGCTTCGAACCCAAAAGGTTTCATGTTGGGAGGGCGTTCGTAATTATCAGGCGCGTAACATGATGCGTGATCAGCTGAAATTGGGCGATTTGGTTCTGATTTATCACTCTTCGTGTAAAAACGTTGGTGTCGCAGGAATTGCCAAAGTCGTACGCGAGGCGTATCCAGACCATTTTCAGTTCGATCCAGAAAGCGATTATTACGACCCGAAATCGGATCCGGACAATCCTCGCTGGATAATGGTTGATGTAGAGTTTGTGCGTAAAACGGACCGCGTGATTCCGTTGTCAGTGATGAAAGCGATGCCTGAGCTGGAGAACATGCCTTTGGTCAAACGCGGAAATCGTTTATCGATCATGCCAGTGGCAGAGGAAGAGTGGGAAGCGATTCTTGGCCGAGAGAAGCTGCCCAGCCAGCGTTAG
- a CDS encoding DUF2500 domain-containing protein → MPIPLILALFALIALGAWVFFRFYSKHYVGEDAPEQCVQVTILDKQAIDIPDAEPGEDDQEYWIYVQRGPIGPKREFQIGVHYYHALNPGDKGKLTYQGDKFLHFALKQ, encoded by the coding sequence ATGCCAATTCCACTTATTTTGGCTCTTTTTGCTCTGATAGCGCTAGGAGCCTGGGTTTTCTTTCGCTTTTACAGCAAACACTATGTTGGTGAAGATGCCCCTGAGCAATGCGTCCAAGTGACCATTTTAGATAAACAGGCCATCGATATTCCGGATGCAGAGCCGGGAGAAGATGATCAAGAGTATTGGATTTACGTGCAGAGAGGCCCTATCGGCCCTAAACGCGAGTTCCAGATTGGTGTCCACTATTACCATGCGCTCAATCCGGGCGACAAAGGCAAACTTACCTACCAGGGCGATAAGTTTCTCCATTTCGCCCTGAAGCAGTAA
- a CDS encoding cyclin-dependent kinase inhibitor 3 family protein has product MSHPTWQLALESGALVLTPCPGTKDVALQASLEQLKEQGVQAVVTALDNTELAAKNVSELGEITQQLGMKWFQVEIEDDCAPDDAFATKWQHASPELHAILAEGGKVAMHCMGGSGRTGLLAAHLLLEKEWALDDIVREVQALRPGAFTKPVQVEYIERVAQSA; this is encoded by the coding sequence ATGTCTCATCCTACATGGCAATTAGCGCTAGAGTCGGGCGCATTGGTATTAACACCGTGTCCGGGTACTAAAGATGTTGCGCTACAAGCATCACTTGAGCAGTTGAAAGAGCAGGGAGTTCAAGCCGTCGTTACCGCATTGGATAACACTGAACTGGCAGCTAAAAATGTCTCTGAGTTGGGTGAAATCACTCAGCAACTGGGTATGAAATGGTTCCAGGTCGAGATAGAAGACGATTGTGCACCAGATGATGCGTTTGCGACGAAATGGCAGCACGCGAGTCCTGAGCTACACGCCATTCTTGCCGAGGGCGGTAAAGTTGCTATGCACTGTATGGGCGGCTCCGGCCGGACTGGTCTTTTGGCTGCGCACTTACTGCTTGAGAAAGAGTGGGCGCTCGACGATATCGTGCGTGAAGTGCAGGCTTTGCGCCCTGGCGCATTTACGAAACCCGTGCAGGTAGAGTACATCGAGCGCGTAGCACAGAGTGCTTGA
- a CDS encoding Cof-type HAD-IIB family hydrolase, with product MSTSLPCKEITKIVASDLDGTLLAPNHQLSAYSKMTMRTLHEMGYTFVFATGRHHVDVAGIRSQVGIPAYMITSNGARVHDQNDKLMYSENVPQELVQGVIDTIKHDHEILIHMYQNDDWLLNKDDETLREFHEEFTYKLFDENQAPTDGIAKIFFTHADKDHERLVAFETQLRDKFGDKLNIAFSTPWCLEVMNGEVSKGHALQAIAESLDLELKNCLAFGDGMNDVEMLSMAGKGLIMGTAHEKVMKALPNNEVIGSNADDAVARYLQKHLLQDEQ from the coding sequence ATGAGCACATCGCTACCTTGCAAAGAGATCACTAAAATCGTTGCCTCAGATCTGGATGGCACTTTACTTGCGCCCAATCATCAACTCAGCGCTTACTCAAAAATGACGATGCGAACACTACATGAAATGGGCTACACCTTTGTCTTTGCTACAGGTCGTCACCACGTAGACGTCGCTGGTATTCGCTCTCAGGTTGGAATTCCGGCTTACATGATCACCTCAAACGGTGCGCGCGTGCATGATCAAAACGATAAGCTGATGTACAGCGAAAACGTCCCACAGGAGCTCGTTCAAGGTGTGATCGACACGATCAAGCACGATCATGAAATACTTATCCACATGTATCAGAATGACGACTGGTTGCTAAACAAAGACGATGAAACGCTGCGTGAATTCCATGAAGAGTTTACTTACAAGCTGTTCGATGAAAATCAGGCACCAACTGACGGCATCGCGAAAATCTTCTTTACCCATGCAGACAAAGATCATGAACGTCTGGTCGCGTTCGAAACTCAGTTACGTGACAAGTTTGGAGACAAGCTAAATATCGCCTTCTCAACGCCTTGGTGTCTGGAAGTCATGAACGGAGAAGTCTCTAAAGGTCATGCTCTGCAAGCCATCGCGGAGTCACTCGATCTAGAACTGAAAAACTGCCTTGCATTTGGTGACGGCATGAATGACGTAGAAATGCTGTCAATGGCAGGTAAAGGGCTGATTATGGGGACTGCGCACGAAAAAGTAATGAAAGCGCTACCAAACAACGAAGTGATTGGCAGTAACGCTGACGATGCGGTTGCACGCTATCTGCAAAAGCATTTGCTGCAAGACGAGCAATAA
- a CDS encoding COG3650 family protein has translation MKALKNPVALATLLVLQACSSQLPENGNEEITTPPASLDKPETIQPQTFMLRGEVVIGHESQYIMPCGSDKQYWLQLSPQQAQRAMSLSNEPYQPMYGEMIGHLNPPGNEGFSADFDANFVVEQVNLLTSENPQRCSQPSKPTRVFGNEPFWSASFESDALQFQQPGKPAQSITIESRQLQARQRTYQLADGELRMTENLCSDTMSDSIYGWTATLKHDGTTYQGCGMASNVDSTLEWANTYVATSTQSQGFEVQMTLKPDHSATTQYSYSDGQAPLIERGYWQQLSPSQIQVVMTHHQQQRLQSERLFIREGNQLKATQEKVGTMVYPIADGGLVLYPATVRQSGTKTSSQERANSPISSADIPSSADFNSKVDAAVRNYFFINQTNPSNNQYRWLTYDLNGDGNEELFVQLDWCGSGGCTLLVFENHQSEWRFNSRITLVHSPIMLGQQTSHGWRDLVFNVSGGGATPAQHVMQYTGVSYPINPSMAPKATSTQVSGVRLFSDGISPVREGVRL, from the coding sequence ATGAAGGCTTTGAAAAACCCAGTGGCCCTGGCCACTCTGCTGGTTCTGCAAGCATGTAGCTCGCAACTGCCAGAAAATGGTAACGAGGAAATAACCACCCCACCAGCATCACTAGATAAGCCTGAAACCATTCAACCTCAAACATTTATGCTGCGTGGTGAAGTGGTCATTGGCCACGAAAGTCAGTACATCATGCCTTGTGGCAGTGACAAACAATACTGGCTGCAACTGTCACCACAACAAGCTCAACGCGCCATGTCGTTGAGTAACGAGCCTTATCAACCCATGTATGGGGAAATGATTGGCCACCTGAATCCTCCAGGCAATGAAGGCTTCTCTGCCGATTTCGACGCCAACTTTGTCGTTGAACAGGTTAACCTCCTCACCAGTGAAAACCCGCAGCGCTGCAGTCAGCCAAGTAAACCCACTCGCGTATTTGGTAATGAGCCATTCTGGTCAGCAAGTTTTGAGTCGGACGCACTGCAATTTCAGCAACCGGGTAAACCGGCACAATCTATAACCATTGAATCCAGACAGCTACAAGCACGTCAACGCACTTATCAACTTGCGGATGGCGAACTGCGCATGACGGAAAACCTTTGTTCTGACACCATGAGTGATTCCATCTATGGCTGGACAGCGACGCTTAAACACGACGGTACAACATATCAGGGCTGTGGCATGGCATCGAATGTCGACTCGACACTCGAATGGGCAAACACTTACGTCGCAACGTCAACGCAATCACAAGGGTTTGAAGTACAGATGACTTTAAAACCAGATCACAGTGCGACAACCCAATACAGTTACTCTGACGGTCAAGCGCCACTGATTGAACGTGGTTACTGGCAGCAGTTAAGTCCGTCACAGATTCAGGTCGTAATGACCCACCACCAGCAACAGCGTTTACAGTCAGAGCGACTTTTCATCCGCGAAGGAAACCAGCTTAAAGCCACGCAAGAAAAAGTTGGCACTATGGTTTACCCAATTGCTGATGGCGGCTTGGTGTTGTATCCGGCAACAGTACGTCAATCAGGAACGAAGACCTCCTCCCAAGAGCGAGCTAACAGTCCTATCAGCAGCGCAGATATTCCCTCTAGTGCCGACTTCAACTCCAAAGTCGATGCAGCGGTGCGGAATTACTTTTTTATCAATCAAACCAATCCTAGCAATAACCAATACCGCTGGCTGACTTACGATCTGAATGGTGATGGAAACGAAGAACTGTTCGTACAGCTAGATTGGTGTGGTTCAGGCGGCTGTACCTTACTCGTGTTTGAAAATCATCAAAGTGAGTGGCGTTTTAACAGCCGTATCACTCTAGTACATAGCCCGATAATGCTGGGCCAGCAAACCTCACACGGCTGGCGAGACCTGGTTTTTAATGTCAGTGGAGGTGGTGCAACACCGGCTCAACACGTCATGCAATACACTGGCGTCAGCTACCCAATCAATCCGAGCATGGCGCCAAAGGCAACGTCAACACAAGTGAGTGGTGTGCGCCTGTTCTCGGATGGTATTAGCCCAGTCCGCGAAGGAGTTCGCTTGTAA
- a CDS encoding EAL and HDOD domain-containing protein, which yields MNTTYVARQPIFNRKRQTLGYELLFRDGERNVFPSHIDADRATYRLVVENFLSVGLNPVITSSRCFINFPHQSLLRRLPHSLPKHKIVVEVLETCQPTDELFEAIRELYREGYLIALDDFTLTPEWKRFLPYAHIVKLDIMAMGLEAACELVKTQLAQRVKYHFLAERVETEEEFNQAKAAGFKFFQGYFFSKPLVSQTHYVSPEQVVALQLFREVCVPEPNFQRIEDLITQDVALSYKLLRFVNMQATKLEVEIRSFRQALIYLGQDNLKQFVSLVVASYISTNKPRELFNLSLQRAQFCQLMSRHQPFSHLNEQGFMVGLLSILDAILDLSTESLIKQLPLSESVQQALLHRKGEYGALISLEECYERADWLGVEKFSNQLGLCFEQVQASLGEAVRWSQSVANA from the coding sequence ATGAATACCACGTATGTCGCTCGCCAGCCTATCTTTAATCGTAAAAGACAAACGCTTGGCTACGAACTGCTGTTTCGGGATGGGGAGCGCAATGTTTTCCCTTCTCATATTGATGCAGACCGGGCGACATACCGATTAGTTGTCGAAAACTTCTTATCTGTTGGCTTAAATCCGGTGATTACATCATCACGATGTTTCATCAACTTCCCTCATCAGAGTTTACTGCGCCGTTTACCGCACAGCTTGCCGAAACATAAAATCGTCGTCGAAGTACTAGAAACTTGTCAGCCTACTGATGAGCTATTTGAAGCGATTCGAGAGCTTTATCGAGAGGGCTACCTGATCGCATTGGACGACTTCACCCTCACTCCAGAATGGAAACGTTTCTTGCCTTACGCACACATTGTAAAGCTGGACATTATGGCAATGGGGTTAGAGGCCGCGTGTGAATTGGTTAAAACGCAGCTAGCGCAACGAGTTAAATACCATTTTCTTGCTGAGCGGGTAGAGACAGAGGAAGAGTTTAATCAGGCAAAAGCAGCCGGTTTCAAATTCTTCCAGGGTTACTTTTTCAGTAAGCCTCTGGTGTCTCAAACCCATTATGTCAGCCCAGAGCAGGTTGTGGCACTGCAGCTATTTCGTGAAGTGTGTGTGCCAGAACCAAATTTTCAGCGTATTGAAGACCTGATAACGCAAGATGTGGCGCTGTCGTACAAACTACTGCGCTTTGTGAACATGCAGGCGACCAAGCTGGAAGTAGAAATCCGTTCGTTTCGTCAGGCTCTGATTTACCTTGGGCAGGATAATCTAAAGCAGTTCGTCTCACTTGTCGTGGCGTCTTATATTTCGACTAACAAACCACGTGAACTGTTTAACCTCTCACTTCAACGAGCTCAATTTTGTCAGTTGATGTCTCGTCACCAGCCATTCTCTCATTTGAACGAGCAAGGTTTTATGGTCGGCTTGTTGTCGATTCTAGATGCCATACTGGACCTGTCTACTGAATCCTTAATCAAGCAATTACCGCTCAGTGAGTCTGTTCAACAAGCGTTGCTGCATCGAAAAGGGGAATATGGAGCGCTTATTTCTCTGGAAGAATGCTACGAACGCGCTGACTGGCTTGGAGTGGAAAAATTTTCTAATCAGCTGGGTCTTTGTTTTGAGCAGGTACAGGCCTCTTTGGGTGAAGCGGTTCGTTGGAGCCAAAGCGTCGCTAACGCCTAG
- the rhtB gene encoding homoserine/homoserine lactone efflux protein translates to MDTHVWFAYLVTAIVFSLAPGSGTVNSISNGLSYGTRKSLGAIMGLQIGLAIHIAMVGAGIGALVAQSATAFAVIKWVGAAYLVWLGFQKWRDTSGLVAAESQKEMSATALMYKAILINLTNPKSIVFLVALFPQFIDPAKDQLTQLLVLGVTTVAVDSFVMLGYTSLASKMGRFIRSDKIMANINKVFGSMFMGCGALLAAAKS, encoded by the coding sequence ATGGATACCCATGTTTGGTTTGCCTATTTGGTCACAGCAATTGTTTTTAGCCTTGCTCCGGGTTCAGGTACCGTAAACTCGATCAGTAATGGTCTGAGCTATGGTACACGTAAGTCACTTGGCGCGATTATGGGTTTGCAAATTGGTTTAGCGATTCATATTGCTATGGTGGGTGCTGGTATTGGTGCGCTGGTGGCGCAATCGGCCACGGCGTTTGCGGTTATCAAATGGGTTGGAGCGGCTTATCTTGTCTGGCTTGGTTTTCAGAAGTGGCGCGATACGTCTGGTTTGGTGGCGGCAGAGAGTCAAAAAGAGATGTCAGCAACAGCGCTGATGTATAAAGCGATCCTCATTAATTTAACCAATCCAAAATCGATTGTTTTTCTCGTGGCTTTGTTCCCGCAGTTTATTGATCCGGCAAAAGACCAGCTAACTCAGTTATTGGTACTCGGGGTAACAACAGTTGCGGTGGATTCATTTGTGATGCTTGGTTACACGTCGCTGGCATCAAAGATGGGCCGTTTTATTCGCTCAGATAAAATTATGGCGAACATAAATAAAGTCTTTGGTTCCATGTTTATGGGATGTGGTGCACTATTAGCAGCGGCAAAATCATAA
- a CDS encoding acyltransferase, with translation MRERVLFFDLLRCVAAVAVIAIHVLAPYRNELGVIPFDQWLTAVGVNSVTRWAVPVFILITGALMLTDTRPFDGKYYLRRRLGKVLVPFLLWSVFYAYLSGWTAEGFNFETVKEVLSNSVHHETYYHLGFFYYFIPLYFVIPLFQWMVRNVDDNVLYTYLAFWLFTSTLFLFKVDGPWSNQLWLYMGYLPLGYVLYQKLPLNRSNVTLFTGLGLVALAVTFTMVVTNSLEAEKYTVGRWLSYKTLNVILAASMIFMLARYFGEGLSPKVQKVVSFISQHSLGIYLLHPIFLWPMKEFGWYEGHPAWVIPVWIILSGAGALAMSYLFSRSAKTRWLLP, from the coding sequence ATGAGAGAAAGGGTTCTGTTTTTTGATCTATTGCGCTGTGTGGCGGCAGTAGCTGTGATCGCTATTCACGTCTTAGCGCCATATCGAAATGAATTAGGGGTCATTCCTTTCGATCAGTGGCTTACGGCCGTGGGAGTCAATAGTGTAACCCGTTGGGCGGTGCCAGTTTTCATCCTGATCACAGGCGCATTAATGCTCACAGACACTCGACCATTTGATGGAAAATATTATTTGAGAAGGCGCTTGGGCAAGGTGTTGGTGCCTTTTCTTTTATGGTCGGTTTTCTATGCTTACTTGTCCGGATGGACGGCTGAGGGATTTAACTTTGAAACGGTTAAAGAGGTATTAAGTAACAGTGTCCACCATGAAACCTATTACCACTTAGGTTTTTTCTATTACTTTATTCCGCTCTATTTCGTGATTCCTCTGTTTCAGTGGATGGTACGGAATGTCGACGACAACGTTTTATATACTTACCTGGCATTCTGGTTGTTCACCAGTACCTTATTCCTTTTTAAGGTAGACGGTCCTTGGAGTAATCAGTTATGGCTCTATATGGGCTATTTACCACTGGGTTACGTGTTGTACCAAAAGCTGCCTTTGAACCGCTCGAACGTTACTCTGTTTACTGGCTTGGGACTAGTCGCATTGGCGGTTACCTTTACGATGGTTGTGACCAACAGTCTGGAAGCGGAGAAATACACAGTAGGGCGCTGGCTGTCATACAAAACTCTGAATGTGATTCTGGCCGCGTCGATGATTTTTATGTTGGCACGCTATTTTGGCGAAGGACTATCGCCTAAGGTACAAAAAGTGGTGAGCTTTATCAGCCAGCACAGTTTAGGTATCTATTTACTGCATCCAATCTTTTTGTGGCCGATGAAGGAGTTTGGCTGGTATGAAGGGCATCCGGCGTGGGTGATCCCAGTGTGGATAATATTAAGCGGCGCTGGAGCCTTGGCGATGAGTTATCTCTTCTCTCGTTCGGCCAAGACTCGCTGGCTACTGCCTTAA